The Echeneis naucrates chromosome 8, fEcheNa1.1, whole genome shotgun sequence genome has a window encoding:
- the LOC115047185 gene encoding protein CYR61, protein MGILLLLAVFPVVTVGSVTAGCPAVCECPAGPPLCPPGVSSVPDGCGCCKVCAAQLNQDCHERQPCDHHKGLECNYGNDVGRTHGICRAKAEGRSCEYNGRIYQNGENFRAGCKHQCTCIDGAVGCVPLCPSHLPLASPSCPAPQLVKVPGQCCLSINCHKGTNIMPPAHRQPQPPSYPPYPFIPYPAYPYPKPYPKPFQKLYPYKPKKEKDTMGNELVEVGRKWDKPRGNKHLAAWRQVGDQCVVQTTSWSQCSRSCGMGVSSRVTNDNARCKLIKETRLCNIRPCSSMSIPVKKGRKCSRTHKAPEPHRLSYAGCRSTRLYRPNYCGVCRDGRCCSPRRTRTASVAFACPDGERFNRSVMFIQSCKCSDECNHLNEAAMPPQRWLYGDTHKFID, encoded by the exons aTGGGGATACTGCTGTTACTTGCCGTGTTTCCTGTGGTGACAGTCGGCTCG GTGACTGCAGGCTGCCCGGCGGTTTGTGAATGTCCCGCAGGGCCCCCGTTGTGCCCCCCAGGGGTCAGCTCAGTCCCGGACGGCTGTGGCTGCTGCAAGGTGTGTGCTGCCCAGCTCAATCAGGATTGCCATGAACGACAGCCCTGTGACCACCATAAAGGTCTGGAGTGCAACTATGGCAATGATGTTGGCCGTACCCACGGAATCTGCAGGG CAAAAGCAGAGGGTCGCTCCTGTGAATACAACGGACGGATTTATCAAAATGGAGAGAACTTTCGTGCAGGTTGCAAGCACCAGTGCACCTGCATTGATGGTGCAGTGGGCTGCGTGCCCCTTTGCCCCAGCCATTTGCCCCTGGCATCCCCTTCCTGCCCTGCTCCACAGCTGGTCAAGGTACCAGGCCAGTGCTGCCTCAGCATCAACTGCCACAAGGGAACCAACATCATGCCCCCAGCCCACAGGCAGCCACAACCTCCTTCCTACCCTCCTTACCCCTTCATTCCCTACCCAGCCTACCCCTACCCCAAGCCTTATCCGAAACCTTTCCAGAAGCTGTACCCCTACAAACCCAAAAAAGAGAAGGACACCATGGGCAACGAGCTGGTGGAGGTGGGGCGCAAGTGGGACAAGCCACGTGGAAACAAGCACCTGGCAG CCTGGAGGCAGGTGGGAGATCAGTGTGTGGTTCAGACTACTTCCTGGTCTCAGTGTTCTCGGAGCTGTGGGATGGGCGTATCTTCTCGTGTTACCAATGACAATGCCCGCTGTAAGCTGATCAAGGAGACGCGTCTGTGTAACATTCGGCCCTGCAGCTCCATGTCTATCCCAGTCAAG AAGGGAAGGAAGTGCTCTCGTACCCATAAGGCCCCCGAGCCACACCGTCTGTCCTACGCCGGTTGCAGGAGCACTCGCTTGTACAGGCCTAACTACTGTGGCGTATGCAGGGATGGCCGTTGCTGCTCACCCCGTCGCACACGCACCGCCAGCGTCGCCTTCGCCTGCCCTGACGGCGAACGCTTCAACAGGTCCGTGATGTTCATCCAATCCTGCAAGTGCAGTGATGAGTGCAACCATCTGAATGAGGCCGCCATGCCTCCACAGCGATGGCTctatggagacacacacaagtttaTTGACTAG
- the txn2 gene encoding thioredoxin, mitochondrial codes for MAHRLLARRIWTLSIKDISCHPASSATIAPSFSTSLQSATTRVSFLTPSRTLPRSLPHTSRRAVSFNVQDNEDFTERVINSELPVLVDFHAQWCGPCKILGPRLEKAVAKQKGRVAMAKVDIDDHTDLAIEYGVSAVPTVIAMRGGDVVDHFVGIKDDDELDSFVSKIIGQ; via the exons ATGGCTCACAGACTGCTGGCACGTAGAATTTGGACGCTGTCTATCAAAGATATCAGCTGCCACCCAGCATCCTCTGCCACCATCGCTCCCTCGTTTTCCACCTCCCTACAGTCAGCCACAACCCGAGTCTCCTTCCTCACCCCCTCACGCACTCTTCCTCGCTCACTTCCTCACACATCCCGTCGGGCGGTCTCCTTCAATGTTCAAGACAACGAGGACTTCACAGAGAGGGTCATCAACAGTGAACTTCCCGTGCTAGTCGACTTCCATGCACA gtGGTGTGGTCCCTGTAAGATACTTGGACCAAGGTTGGAGAAGGCTGTTGCGAAACAAAAAGGCCGTGTTGCCATGGCAAAAGTTGACATAGATGATCACACAGACCTGGCTATTGAATATGGG GTGTCTGCTGTTCCGACAGTAATCGCCATGCGGGGAGGTGACGTTGTTGACCATTTTGTGGGGatcaaagatgatgatgagctgGATTCATTTGTCAGCAAAATCATTGGACAATAG
- the LOC115048136 gene encoding volume-regulated anion channel subunit LRRC8D produces the protein MFSLSELAPLNQHQNRSKLLKPWWEVFMDYLVVLMLMTSVLACTEQLSRDRVVCIPLDSPPANTSNYSPHSVSPNLYSAARGRRTHLVYQQYIYISQVCYHEALPLCSRFFPYMALLQSLVLVASGSFWLHFPHTSSRIEHFLAILAKCCESPWTSQALSHAAQQEDIQEKEVERRQHHPSASSSSPPVTRMRHSSVDSGTDSPLFKRSDSVSSAMPPSPCPSTLSSNSTVSSVSLGSPVHFLDPKPSVIVDSPRQVISLDRSDGEQARALFERVRRFRSHCESSAVIYKVYLTQTIFKLLMVTLIVSYTIPLLNNLSFTHTCHPEEQALVGYSTFECIHVLSSLLRKLMLAYLTLLGLYGLLNLHTLVWILNSSLRQYSFHSLKELWSLRDVPDLRNDLAFLLHMSDQYDPLLAQRLSVFLSPVSESRLMEESLERRWGEEKLRAMTTVDADGCSRLQLVALPHLPPALFTLSHLQILKLELITDARFTAQVTNMTSLREVHMYHCTAAVDPSALGVLQERLEVLNLTFTQVSEIPSWVLSLRSLHELHLSGRLSSDGGVGRSWALGSLRQLRHLRVLVIRGMLQRIPGELCEVAGSLVRLEIYNEGTRLLVLTGLKRMVDLTELLLQDCQLERLPSALLALTKLRTLDLQHNNLTTLEELLSLAHLRRLSSLKFAYNRILALPASVGVLRGLELLDLSNNHLQTLPPALFTLLRLRRLLLACNLLEKLPAEIKALQLLAELDLSGNRLESLPPELFSRCLELRTLNVAHNSLSALPSGISILNQLCRLDLRSNSLEELPVELGCCSGLRGGGLLVEDWLFLSLPSHVRAFLSQSSPTSAAYSENHSRPHSESFPYFSPTQWSFSSALESQI, from the exons atgttttcactgtcagAGCTGGCACCTCTGAACCAGCATCAGAACAGATCTAAACTGTTAAAGCCCTGGTGGGAGGTCTTCATGGACTACCTGGTGGTCCTGATGCTGATGACGTCTGTGTTGGCTTGCACTGAGCAGCTGTCCCGAGACCGAGTGGTGTGCATTCCCTTGGATTCACCGCCTGCAAATACTAGCAATTATA GTCCACACAGCGTCAGCCCAAATCTTTACTCTGCGGCCCGGGGGCGACGTACTCATCTGGTCTACCAGCAGTACATTTACATTAGCCAG GTGTGCTACCATGAGGCTTTGCCTTTGTGCTCCCGCTTTTTTCCTTACATGGCTTTGCTGCAGTCTCTCGTGCTGGTAGCCAGTGGTTCCTTCTGGCTCCACTTCCCCCACACCTCCTCCCGCATAGAGCACTTTCTGGCCATCTTAGCAAAGTGCTGTGAGTCACCATGGACATCCCAAGCCCTGTCCCACGCTGCCCAGCAGGAGGACATTCaagagaaggaggtggagagaCGACAACACCACCCGTCTGCCTCTTCATCTTCACCCCCAGTGACACGCATGAGACATTCAAGCGTAGACTCAGGCACAGACAGCCCGCTGTTCAAGAGGTCAGATAGTGTGTCCTCTGCCATGCCTCCCTCCCCATGCCCCTCCACACTCTCCTCTAACTCCACGGTGTCATCTGTATCTCTTGGCTCACCTGTGCACTTTCTTGACCCCAAGCCTTCAGTCATTGTTGACAGTCCCAGGCAGGTAATCAGCCTGGACAGAAGTGATGGGGAACAAGCCAGGGCCCTTTTTGAAAGGGTCAGGAGATTTCGGTCCCACTGCGAAAGTTCAGCTGTGATCTATAAG GTCTACTTGACTCAGACGATCTTCAAACTGCTGATGGTAACGCTGATTGTGAGTTACACCATCCCTCTCCTCAACAACTTATCCTTCACCCACACATGTCACCCGGAGGAGCAGGCCCTGGTTGGCTACTCTACCTTTGAATGTATCCACGTGCTTTCCTCTCTCCTACGCAAACTGATGTTGGCCTACCTGACCCTGTTAGGGCTGTACGGTCTGCTCAACCTCCACACCCTAGTCTGGATTTTAAACAG CTCTCTACGACAATATTCCTTCCACTCACTGAAGGAGTTGTGGTCTCTGAGAGATGTTCCAGACCTGAGAAATGACCTGGCCTTTCTTTTACACATGTCAGACCAGTACGACCCTTTGCTGGCCCAGCGTCTGTCCGTGTTTTTGTCCCCAGTCAGTGAAAGCAGGCTGATGGAGGAAAGCTTAGAGAGGCGCTGGGGGGAGGAAAAGTTGCGTGCCATGACTACCGTGGATGCAGACGGCTGCTCAAGACTGCAGCTGGTGGCGCTGCCTCATCTCCCTCCAGCCCTCTTCACACTCAGCCACCTTCAAATCCTCAAACTGGAGCTCATCACAGATGCCAGGTTTACTGCACAGGTCACCAATATGACCTCTCTCAG AGAAGTCCACATGTACCACTGTACAGCAGCTGTTGATCCCAGTGCTCTTGGAGTCCTCCAGGAACGCCTAGAGGTCCTTAACCTGACCTTTACTCAGGTATCAGAGATCCCCAGCTGGGTCCTCTCCCTCCGCAGCCTGCATGAGCTCCACCTCTCTGGTCGCCTCAGTAGTGATGGTGGTGTAGGCCGCAGCTGGGCACTGGGTAGCCTCCGCCAACTGCGTCACCTGCGTGTGCTGGTGATTCGAGGAATGTTACAGCGGATCCCTGGAGAGCTGTGTGAGGTGGCAGGAAGCTTGGTGAGGCTGGAGATCTACAACGAGGGTACCAGGCTGCTCGTGCTGACAGGACTGAAGCGAATGGTCGACCTGACAGAGCTACTGTTGCAGGACTGCCAGCTGGAGCGTTTGCCATCTGCACTGCTGGCTCTGACCAAGCTGCGGACACTTGACCTGCAGCATAACAATTTGACAACTCTGGAGGAGCTGCTTAGTCTGGCTCATCTGCGACGTCTCTCTTCCCTCAAATTTGCCTATAATCGTATTCTAGCACTGCCAGCTAGTGTTGGTGTACTTCGAGGCCTAGAGCTCCTGGATCTGTCCAATAACCACCTCCAGACTCTTCCCCCAGCACTCTTCACTCTGCTCCGTCTTCGTAGGCTCCTCCTGGCTTGTAACCTGCTAGAGAAGCTGCCTGCTGAGATAAAAGCACTGCAGCTGCTTGCTGAGCTGGACCTCAGTGGCAACAGGCTGGAGAGCCTGCCCCCTGAGCTATTCAGTAGGTGTTTGGAGCTGCGCACCCTAAATGTAGCTCACAACTCACTCAGTGCGTTACCAAGTGGGATTTCAATTTTAAATCAGTTATGCAGGTTGGACCTCCGCAGTAACAGTCTGGAAGAACTTCCTGTTGAACTGGGCTGCTGCTCAGGATTGCGTGGAGGTGGTCTCTTAGTGGAAGACTGGCTCTTCCTTTCTTTGCCTTCCCATGTCAGGGCTTTCCTAAGCCAGTCAAGTCCCACTTCTGCTGCATACTCAGAAAATCATTCCCGACCACATTCTGAGAGTTTCCCATACTTCTCACCAACACAGTGGAGCTTCTCATCTGCTCTGGAATCACAGATATAA
- the ddx39ab gene encoding DEAD (Asp-Glu-Ala-Asp) box polypeptide 39Ab: protein MAENDVDNELLDYDDDEEPQGAPDNAAPAGKKEVKGSYVSIHSSGFRDFLLKPELLRAIIDCGFEHPSEVQHECIPQAILGMDILCQAKSGMGKTAVFVLATLQQIEPVDGQVLVLVMCHTRELAFQISKEYERFSKYMPTVKAAVFFGGLAIKKDEEVLKKNCPHIVVGTPGRILALIRNKTLSLKNVKHFVLDECDKMLEQLDMRRDVQDIFRITPHEKQVMMFSATLSKEIRPVCRKFMQDPMEVFVDDETKLTLHGLQQYYCKLKDSEKNRKLFDLLDVLEFNQVVIFVKSVQRCIALSQLLVEQNFPAIAIHRGMAQEERLSRYQQFKDFQRRILVATNLFGRGMDIERVNIVFNYDMPEDSDTYLHRVARAGRFGTKGLAITFVSDETDAKTLNDVQDRFEVNVAELPDEIDISSYIEQSR, encoded by the exons ATGGCTGAGAATGACGTTGATAACGAGCTGCTCGACTATGACGACGATGAAGAGCCACAAGGAGCCCCTGACAATGCAGCCCCAGCAGGCAAGAAGGAGGTGAAGGGTTCCTACGTTTCTATCCACAGCTCTGGCTTCAGGGACTTCCTACTCAAACCAGAGCTGCTCCGTGCCATCATTGACTGTGGTTTTGAGCATCCGTCTGAAG TGCAGCATGAGTGCATCCCACAAGCGATCCTGGGCATGGACATCCTATGCCAGGCTAAATCTGGTATGGGGAAGACAGCAGTGTTTGTGCTGGCCACACTGCAGCAGATTGAACCAGTTGATGGACAG GTGTTGGTATTGGTTATGTGCCACACACGAGAGCTGGCCTTCCAGATCAGTAAAGAGTATGAGCGTTTCTCCAAGTACATGCCGACAGTAAAAGCAGCAGTATTCTTCGGTGGCCTGGCCATCAAGAAGGACGAAGAGGTCTTGAAGAAGAACTGTCCTCACATCGTTGTTGGCACGCCAGGCCGCATCCTTGCTCTCATTCGTAACAAGACCCTGAGTCTGAAGAATGTGAAGCATTTTGTCCTGGATGAGTGTGATAAAATGCTGGAGCAGCTAG ACATGAGGCGTGACGTCCAGGACATCTTCAGAATCACACCCCACGAGAAGCAGGTCATGATGTTCAGCGCAACTCTGAGCAAGGAGATCCGACCAGTCTGCCGCAAATTCATGCAGGAT CCCATGGAAGTATTTGTGGATGATGAGACCAAACTTACACTACACGGTCTGCAACAGTACTACTGTAAGCTGAAGGACAGCGAGAAGAACCGCAAGCTGTTCGACCTCCTTGACGTGTTGGAGTTTAACCAG GTGGTGATCTTTGTCAAGTCTGTCCAGCGCTGCATTGCCCTTTCCCAGCTCCTGGTGGAACAAAATTTCCCTGCCATTGCCATCCACAGGGGAATGGCTCAGGAGGAGAG ACTGTCTCGCTATCAGCAATTCAAGGACTTCCAACGGCGGATCTTGGTGGCAACTAATCTCTTTGGTCGAGGGATGGACATTGAGCGAGTCAATATCGTCTTCAACTATGACATGCCAGAAGATTCTGACACCTACTTGCACAGG GTTGCCCGTGCTGGCAGGTTTGGGACTAAAGGTCTGGCTATAACCTTTGTGTCAGACGAGACCGACGCCAAGACTCTGAACGATGTGCAAGACCGCTTTGAGGTCAATGTGGCTGAGCTGCCAGATGAAATTGACATCTCCTCTTACA TTGAGCAGTCCAGATGA